A region from the Deltaproteobacteria bacterium genome encodes:
- a CDS encoding anaerobic ribonucleoside-triphosphate reductase activating protein — protein sequence MIQRSSSPWNRLRGVEPCSLCDWPGRVSAVLFFGGCNLRCPDCHNRQLAWNPEVCSGPDPQQVRHDLESRAGWLDGIVVSGGEPTLVPGIDTILAWIKSLGLPARLDTNGFAPEIVAELNGLGLVEEFAVDVKGPWERYPELTGGRASALEARRCLEKVFGLAESHPGRFRFRCTRVPGLTEDDIDTVRSLLPSGHDLAVQNFVSRVN from the coding sequence ATGATCCAACGATCTTCCTCACCATGGAACAGGCTGCGGGGTGTGGAGCCATGCAGCCTGTGCGACTGGCCCGGCCGGGTGTCGGCGGTCCTCTTCTTCGGCGGCTGCAACCTGCGCTGTCCGGACTGTCACAACCGTCAACTGGCCTGGAACCCCGAGGTCTGCTCCGGACCGGATCCCCAACAGGTCCGGCACGATCTTGAAAGCCGCGCGGGCTGGCTGGACGGCATAGTCGTCAGCGGGGGGGAACCGACCCTGGTGCCCGGCATCGACACGATTCTGGCCTGGATCAAATCCCTGGGCCTTCCCGCCCGTCTGGACACCAACGGATTCGCCCCGGAAATCGTGGCTGAACTAAACGGGCTTGGCCTGGTCGAGGAGTTCGCCGTGGACGTCAAAGGGCCATGGGAACGCTACCCGGAACTGACCGGAGGAAGGGCCTCGGCCCTGGAAGCCAGGCGGTGCCTGGAAAAGGTCTTCGGTCTGGCCGAATCCCACCCCGGCCGATTCCGGTTTCGCTGCACCCGGGTGCCCGGATTGACCGAGGATGACATCGATACGGTCCGCTCGCTTCTTCCTTCGGGTCACGACCTGGCCGTCCAGAATTTCGTGTCCCGAGTGAACTGA
- a CDS encoding MBL fold metallo-hydrolase, which translates to MKLTVLVDNATLTDRYFLAEPGLCFHLVLDDGRGILLDAGYSDVFLRNAAKMGIDLRQVSTVVLSHGHLDHTWGLSHLAALLIENLHEGLVCKPPRVLCHPIALDDRRLPGLPQIGALLSPGKMATVFELDLSTEPQWLDENLLYLGEIERRLDFEATSTLGLRSSPDGEAPDDLLDDTALAYRSDQGLVILTGCSHAGICNIVEQARRLTGESRVRDIVGGLHLLDASRERLEATANYLNGLHLQAIHPCHCTDLASKIFLARTLPVKEVGVGLALQWAPAWSGREIFLAPLAGRV; encoded by the coding sequence ATGAAGTTGACTGTCCTGGTGGACAACGCCACCCTCACTGACCGCTACTTTCTGGCCGAGCCAGGGCTTTGCTTCCACCTGGTTCTCGACGACGGTCGGGGGATCCTCCTCGATGCAGGCTACTCGGACGTTTTTCTCCGCAATGCGGCCAAGATGGGCATCGACCTCCGCCAGGTTTCCACGGTGGTCCTCTCCCACGGCCATTTGGACCACACCTGGGGCCTGAGCCACCTGGCCGCCCTTCTAATCGAAAATCTCCACGAGGGATTGGTCTGCAAGCCGCCCAGGGTCCTTTGCCACCCAATAGCTCTGGACGACCGCCGACTTCCCGGCCTGCCTCAGATCGGCGCCCTTCTTTCGCCGGGCAAGATGGCCACCGTCTTTGAACTGGATCTTTCGACCGAACCGCAATGGCTGGACGAAAATCTCCTCTATCTCGGGGAAATCGAGCGCAGGCTGGACTTCGAGGCGACTTCGACCCTCGGGCTTCGCTCAAGCCCGGACGGCGAGGCCCCCGACGATCTCCTCGACGACACAGCTCTGGCCTACCGCTCCGACCAGGGACTTGTTATCCTGACAGGGTGCTCACACGCCGGTATCTGCAACATCGTCGAACAGGCCAGGCGTCTGACAGGGGAGTCGCGGGTCCGAGATATTGTCGGCGGACTTCACCTTCTGGATGCATCCCGGGAACGGCTCGAGGCCACGGCAAACTATCTGAACGGGCTGCATCTCCAGGCCATCCACCCCTGCCATTGCACCGATCTGGCGTCCAAAATCTTTCTGGCCCGGACTCTGCCGGTCAAGGAGGTCGGCGTTGGCCTCGCCCTGCAATGGGCCCCGGCCTGGTCCGGCAGGGAAATTTTCCTTGCCCCTCTGGCTGGTCGGGTGTAG
- a CDS encoding ABC transporter substrate-binding protein yields MRTIQASDSNSPRTKYDHAPRKTPWLPPILLLLVQVLFLLAPAQGSAQGQDHALPNQPSKPVQEEIKLGMTAGFSGPIREISVDLYHGAMACFQRINRQGGVHGRNISLVVLDDAYTPGPAMANVVHLVEEDRVLCLFNCVGSPTLTRVLPLLTHYSQEHVLLLFPFSGAEPLYASIHSGSIYLFRPSYDRELRDVIDRLLQAGRTRISVLYQADAFGRSGWQSVKTALKERGLAMVSDGAYARGATFESSFLSQVETVLAGKPDAVVNVATAGSASGFIRDLRRSGSCLPVVSISSVNAQEQYRILSTLSARDDRDYLVGLVNSQTVPFFNDPDLAAAIEYRAAMAEETVGPPPFLATQDYTPHDMSPTGFEGFLAAKLMATILEKLGPEVSRATLTSRIADLGPLDIGLARPVHFTTMNRIALHDIHYIAFDADGLIPIDDWNLGHCP; encoded by the coding sequence ATGCGCACGATTCAAGCCTCGGATTCCAATTCGCCTCGAACCAAATACGACCATGCCCCGCGAAAGACTCCATGGCTGCCACCGATCCTTTTACTCCTTGTTCAGGTCCTGTTCCTCCTGGCTCCGGCCCAAGGGTCAGCCCAAGGGCAGGATCATGCCCTTCCCAATCAACCATCGAAACCCGTTCAAGAAGAAATCAAGCTGGGCATGACCGCGGGGTTTTCCGGCCCCATCAGGGAAATCAGTGTCGATCTTTACCACGGGGCCATGGCCTGCTTCCAAAGGATCAACAGACAGGGCGGCGTCCATGGGCGGAACATATCCCTCGTGGTCCTCGATGACGCCTACACTCCGGGCCCGGCCATGGCCAACGTCGTCCATCTAGTGGAAGAAGACCGGGTCCTCTGCCTATTCAATTGTGTAGGCTCTCCAACTCTTACTAGAGTCCTGCCTCTGCTGACCCATTACTCCCAGGAACATGTGCTGCTCCTCTTTCCCTTCTCCGGGGCCGAACCCCTCTATGCCTCGATCCACTCAGGATCCATCTATCTTTTCAGGCCCTCCTACGACCGGGAACTGCGCGACGTGATCGACCGTCTGCTCCAGGCCGGACGGACCCGCATCTCCGTTCTTTACCAGGCGGACGCCTTCGGTCGATCCGGCTGGCAAAGCGTCAAAACCGCCCTGAAGGAACGAGGGCTGGCCATGGTCTCCGACGGGGCCTATGCCAGGGGAGCCACCTTCGAGTCGTCCTTCCTGTCCCAGGTCGAAACCGTTCTGGCCGGAAAACCGGACGCAGTTGTCAACGTAGCCACGGCCGGGTCCGCTTCGGGTTTCATCCGGGACCTCAGAAGGTCCGGATCATGTCTTCCGGTCGTCAGCATCTCCTCGGTCAACGCCCAGGAACAGTACAGGATCCTCTCAACCCTGTCGGCCCGTGACGATCGGGATTATCTGGTCGGCCTCGTCAACTCCCAAACCGTGCCCTTCTTCAACGACCCGGATCTGGCTGCGGCCATCGAGTACAGGGCGGCCATGGCCGAGGAAACAGTGGGACCGCCTCCGTTTCTGGCCACCCAGGACTACACGCCCCACGATATGAGCCCGACAGGGTTCGAGGGATTTCTGGCTGCCAAGCTCATGGCGACCATTCTCGAAAAACTCGGGCCGGAAGTATCCCGTGCAACCTTGACCTCTCGCATCGCCGACCTCGGTCCTCTGGACATCGGCCTCGCCCGTCCTGTGCATTTCACGACTATGAACCGCATCGCCCTGCACGATATTCACTACATCGCCTTTGACGCCGATGGCCTAATCCCCATCGATGACTGGAACCTCGGGCACTGCCCATGA
- a CDS encoding PAS domain S-box protein → MKMSRLFRKTLAITLVLFALVGGLTSLFAAWVLHSNLLKEFESKALAVGGSISRSSPEAFLSRDAAILQSVIDHYLEIGGVAYAAVSYEDGEVVAHTFIPSIPPEFLDHLAAPVPDRTRHHISRLNLAGRTYLDISSPILMGKAGFVHIGMDMGVINDIIWDAILKIQGITLLVLLLTVVLSYFLVNRISRPLSALSAYAEQLASQNFDTTLDIPADDEIGELAATMQGMARRLDALVNGLEDRIRGATTELRETLTYLSIILESMADGLLIVDEHGEISQFNQALQDMLGLDGDRIASMTVHDLFGPKARAMFVDSADQAITRHQVSVNSPSGRTIHLDVSISRVALKCGMNQIALVKDITSMVIQERALRIIRNELEERVRDRTRELSESNEKLTEEIAVRRQFETDLAAEKELFAVTLRSIGDAVVTTDIENKITFMNKAAEILVGWPLQEALGRAFSKVLTIETADRTGTGLLDPIRDMEKGFHLNQERQFILTSRDGLNMDVGLKLTPIYDRNGTAIGSVTVMRDLEQRKKDEENRLRTEKLSSIGLLAGGIAHDFNNILTAILNNIILVRARLEPESTLIKQLRQAEKAVIRAQRLTQQLLTFSKGGAPVREHTDIRDLIRDSATFALRGSKISYEFLFPREAWTADVDPGQISQVIENIVINAAQAMSDGGRIEIQVTNFVKDASFDLSVADGNYVRIRITDQGPGIAPENLKRIFDPYFSTKRDGSGLGLATVYSIVTRHGGSVEAHSRPGWGSTFIIYLPAVPEAEPEPPATMKDENECLQTTRGRGRILIMDDEEAIVEVVLEALDMLGHEAQSAATGDEALEKYRQALDEGRPFDVVIMDLTIPGGMGGQEAVSHLLKMDPGARAIVSSGYSQSSIMAEYRDYGFCGVLGKPFSVQDLSAKLDEVLGSKPKASSPEEIS, encoded by the coding sequence ATGAAAATGTCCCGGCTCTTCCGCAAAACCCTGGCCATCACCCTGGTCCTCTTCGCCCTCGTTGGTGGATTGACCTCCCTGTTTGCCGCCTGGGTCCTCCACTCCAACCTGCTCAAAGAATTTGAATCAAAGGCCCTGGCCGTAGGAGGCAGCATATCCCGATCCTCGCCCGAGGCCTTCCTGAGCCGGGACGCAGCCATCCTCCAGTCCGTCATCGACCACTACCTTGAAATCGGCGGCGTGGCCTACGCCGCAGTCAGCTACGAGGATGGAGAGGTCGTCGCCCACACCTTCATCCCGTCCATCCCTCCGGAGTTCCTCGATCATCTGGCCGCTCCGGTTCCGGACCGGACCCGCCATCACATCAGCAGACTCAACCTCGCCGGGCGGACCTACCTGGACATCTCATCCCCCATATTGATGGGCAAGGCCGGGTTCGTTCATATCGGCATGGACATGGGCGTCATCAACGACATCATCTGGGACGCGATCCTGAAAATCCAAGGCATCACCCTTCTGGTCCTCCTCCTGACCGTGGTCTTGTCCTACTTTCTGGTCAACCGGATATCCCGCCCCCTCTCGGCCCTTTCGGCCTATGCCGAACAACTGGCCTCCCAGAACTTCGACACCACCCTGGATATTCCGGCCGACGACGAGATCGGGGAACTGGCCGCCACCATGCAGGGCATGGCCCGACGACTCGACGCCCTCGTGAACGGGCTGGAAGACCGAATCCGGGGGGCCACCACCGAGCTTCGGGAAACCCTGACCTATCTGTCCATCATCCTCGAAAGCATGGCCGACGGCCTGCTCATTGTCGACGAGCATGGGGAAATATCGCAATTCAACCAGGCTTTGCAGGACATGCTCGGCCTCGACGGCGATCGGATCGCGTCCATGACCGTCCATGACCTCTTCGGGCCCAAGGCCCGGGCCATGTTCGTAGACTCTGCCGACCAGGCCATCACCCGCCACCAGGTCTCCGTGAATTCACCTTCAGGCAGGACCATCCACCTGGACGTGTCCATCTCGAGGGTGGCCCTCAAGTGCGGAATGAACCAAATCGCCCTGGTCAAGGACATCACGTCCATGGTCATCCAGGAACGGGCACTGCGCATCATCAGAAACGAACTCGAAGAGCGGGTCCGGGACCGGACCCGAGAACTCTCGGAGAGCAACGAAAAACTGACCGAGGAAATCGCCGTCCGCAGGCAATTCGAGACGGACCTGGCCGCGGAGAAGGAGTTGTTCGCCGTGACGCTTCGCAGTATCGGCGACGCGGTGGTGACCACGGACATCGAGAATAAGATCACGTTCATGAACAAGGCGGCCGAAATCCTGGTCGGCTGGCCCCTCCAAGAGGCCCTCGGCCGAGCCTTTTCCAAGGTTCTGACCATTGAGACCGCAGACCGGACCGGGACCGGACTCCTCGATCCAATCCGGGACATGGAAAAGGGGTTCCACCTGAACCAGGAACGCCAGTTCATCCTCACCAGCCGGGACGGCCTGAACATGGACGTCGGGCTCAAGCTGACGCCCATCTACGATCGCAACGGCACGGCCATCGGATCGGTCACGGTCATGAGAGACCTCGAACAACGAAAAAAGGACGAGGAGAACCGCCTGCGAACCGAAAAACTCTCCTCCATCGGCCTTTTGGCCGGGGGAATAGCCCACGACTTCAACAACATTTTAACGGCCATCCTGAACAACATCATTCTCGTCCGGGCCAGGCTTGAACCGGAATCAACCCTCATCAAACAGCTTCGTCAGGCCGAAAAGGCCGTCATCAGGGCCCAGCGTCTGACCCAGCAATTATTGACCTTCTCCAAGGGCGGGGCACCGGTGCGAGAACACACAGACATCAGAGACCTCATCCGCGATTCGGCCACCTTCGCCCTCCGTGGCTCGAAAATCAGCTACGAGTTTCTCTTCCCCCGGGAAGCCTGGACAGCCGACGTGGATCCGGGCCAAATCTCCCAGGTTATCGAAAACATCGTCATTAACGCCGCCCAGGCCATGTCGGACGGTGGCCGCATTGAGATCCAGGTCACCAACTTCGTCAAGGACGCTTCCTTCGACCTGTCCGTGGCCGACGGAAACTATGTTCGGATCCGAATCACCGATCAGGGTCCTGGAATCGCACCCGAAAATCTCAAACGCATCTTCGACCCCTACTTTTCGACCAAAAGGGACGGTTCCGGCCTCGGTCTGGCCACGGTCTACTCCATCGTCACCCGCCATGGAGGAAGCGTCGAGGCCCACTCACGACCAGGCTGGGGCTCGACCTTCATCATCTATCTGCCAGCCGTACCCGAGGCTGAACCCGAACCACCCGCCACGATGAAGGATGAAAACGAATGCCTTCAGACCACCCGAGGCCGCGGGCGCATTTTGATCATGGATGACGAGGAGGCAATCGTCGAAGTCGTCCTGGAGGCCCTGGACATGCTCGGCCACGAGGCCCAATCTGCCGCCACCGGAGATGAGGCCCTGGAGAAGTACCGCCAGGCCTTGGACGAGGGTCGCCCCTTCGACGTGGTCATCATGGACCTGACCATCCCAGGGGGCATGGGCGGACAGGAGGCCGTGTCCCATCTCTTGAAAATGGATCCCGGCGCCAGAGCCATTGTCTCCAGCGGATATTCCCAGAGCTCGATCATGGCCGAGTACAGGGACTACGGGTTTTGTGGGGTTCTGGGAAAACCCTTCAGCGTCCAGGACCTTTCGGCCAAGCTCGACGAGGTTCTGGGCTCAAAGCCGAAGGCTTCGTCTCCGGAGGAAATCTCATGA
- a CDS encoding ribonucleoside triphosphate reductase has translation MPEQILKRDGRLETWSRERIALAILKCLQASGIKDLLLARRLAGKVEAKLEDMVVPEQEQVQDMVEVVLMESRLFTAAKKYIIYREKRREIRCQNQAFLDITQTIDSYMNKSDWRVRENANMGHSFQGLMLHLSGSVQARYSLEKYPEEIRQAHIHAYFHIHDLSFGLAGYCAGWSLRDLLMEGFNLEGRCSSGPPKHFDSALGQMVNFLGTLQNEWAGAQAFNNVDTYLAPFVRADGLSYDEVRQAMQKFVFNLNTTSRWGGQSPFTNLTFDLAPPSHLAGEAIMLGGRLQDQTYGDFGVEMEMINRAFLEVMTEGDWHGRIFSFPIPTYNVTTDFPWKSDVGRLLLELTAKYGAPYFQNFINSDLKPEDVRSMCCRLQMDLRELKKRTGGLFGAGDLTGSIGVVTLNLPKLAYLAQDEGDFLDLVADYAILAKDALEFKRKMITDNMDKGLFPFSKRYLKNGFKGHFSTIGILGGHEACLNLLGKGIQSEPGIRLMRKVLEHLRNLTSSFQEETGNLYNLEATPAEGTCYRLAKIDKGLYSEIKASGNGVPYYTNSTLLPVNATRDVFEALDHQNKLQPLYTGGTVFHCLLGESAPDLDALQRFIVKAMTMTKIPYISITPTFSVCKEHGYLRGEVPTCPQCGQDTEVYTRVVGYYRPVHMWNAGKQAEYAERVPYVGLETQEPIEATALGCPGGLS, from the coding sequence ATGCCCGAACAGATTCTCAAACGCGACGGTCGACTGGAAACATGGTCTCGAGAGCGCATCGCCCTGGCCATCCTCAAATGTCTCCAGGCCAGCGGCATCAAGGATCTGCTCCTGGCCCGGCGACTTGCCGGCAAGGTCGAGGCCAAGCTTGAGGACATGGTTGTTCCGGAGCAGGAGCAGGTCCAGGACATGGTCGAGGTCGTGCTCATGGAGTCACGGCTCTTCACCGCGGCCAAGAAATACATCATCTACCGGGAAAAACGCCGCGAGATCCGCTGCCAGAACCAGGCATTCCTGGATATCACCCAGACCATCGACAGCTACATGAACAAGTCCGATTGGCGGGTCCGCGAAAACGCCAACATGGGCCATTCATTCCAGGGCCTCATGCTTCATCTCTCCGGATCGGTCCAGGCCAGATACTCCCTGGAGAAATATCCCGAGGAGATCCGTCAGGCCCATATTCACGCCTATTTTCATATCCACGACCTGTCCTTCGGGCTGGCCGGCTACTGCGCCGGATGGAGCCTCAGGGATCTGCTCATGGAGGGATTCAACCTTGAAGGGCGCTGCTCATCCGGGCCCCCCAAGCACTTCGACTCGGCCCTGGGCCAGATGGTCAATTTCCTGGGCACTCTCCAGAACGAATGGGCCGGGGCCCAGGCCTTCAACAATGTCGACACGTACCTAGCCCCATTCGTCAGGGCCGACGGCCTCTCCTACGACGAGGTCCGCCAGGCCATGCAAAAATTTGTCTTCAACCTGAACACCACTTCCCGCTGGGGAGGCCAGTCGCCCTTCACCAACCTGACCTTTGACCTGGCGCCGCCCTCCCATCTGGCAGGCGAGGCCATCATGCTCGGCGGCCGTCTTCAGGATCAGACCTACGGCGATTTCGGGGTTGAAATGGAGATGATCAACCGGGCCTTCCTGGAAGTCATGACCGAAGGAGATTGGCACGGCCGCATCTTCTCTTTTCCCATACCCACCTACAACGTCACCACGGACTTTCCCTGGAAGAGTGATGTCGGCAGGCTCCTTCTCGAACTGACGGCCAAGTACGGGGCTCCCTACTTCCAGAACTTCATCAACTCGGACCTGAAACCCGAGGATGTCCGATCCATGTGCTGTCGCCTCCAGATGGATCTGCGGGAGCTAAAAAAAAGAACCGGTGGGTTGTTCGGGGCCGGAGACCTGACCGGATCCATTGGCGTGGTCACCCTGAATCTTCCCAAACTGGCCTATCTGGCCCAGGACGAGGGGGACTTTCTGGACCTTGTCGCCGACTACGCCATCCTGGCCAAGGACGCCCTGGAATTTAAGCGAAAGATGATCACCGACAACATGGACAAGGGCCTGTTTCCATTTTCGAAACGCTATCTCAAAAATGGATTCAAGGGTCATTTCAGCACCATCGGAATCCTCGGCGGCCACGAGGCCTGTCTCAACCTGCTGGGCAAAGGCATCCAGTCCGAACCTGGCATCCGCCTCATGCGCAAGGTCCTCGAACACCTCCGGAACCTGACCTCGTCCTTTCAAGAGGAAACCGGGAATCTTTACAATCTTGAAGCCACACCGGCCGAGGGCACCTGCTACAGACTGGCCAAAATCGACAAAGGCCTCTACAGCGAGATCAAGGCCTCGGGCAACGGCGTTCCCTACTACACGAACTCGACCCTGCTGCCGGTCAACGCCACCCGGGACGTCTTCGAGGCCCTGGATCACCAGAATAAGCTCCAGCCTCTCTATACCGGAGGCACGGTCTTCCATTGTCTCCTGGGCGAATCCGCGCCAGACTTGGATGCCCTGCAGCGCTTCATCGTCAAGGCCATGACCATGACCAAGATCCCCTACATCTCCATCACTCCGACCTTCTCGGTCTGCAAGGAACACGGGTATCTGCGAGGAGAGGTTCCGACCTGCCCCCAATGCGGCCAGGACACGGAGGTCTACACCAGGGTAGTGGGCTACTACCGCCCGGTCCACATGTGGAACGCCGGCAAACAGGCCGAATACGCCGAACGGGTGCCCTATGTCGGCCTTGAAACACAAGAACCCATTGAAGCGACGGCCTTGGGCTGTCCGGGAGGATTATCGTGA